The DNA window cttttaacactagaaatggataaaatttcCAACAAAAATGATCAGTTTAAAAATTCAGGTCTAGCTGTGACCGTCGTtgaaattattctattaaattatttggtatgaaattttaaaattgaaaaaaatcacttaataatgttatgtaacaataaaaataactCTAAAAATACTTATTaggattatttttaaaaacaccCATTCAAGTTGTCATGATTAAATATTCTTTTCTGTCATAATATTGTTTTTAGGAAACACTGTTGacaacattttaattgaaataattaacagTAAGGTAAAAGAATCACAGAGGCCTTTGTAATAGGAATCAGATTACATTTGCCCAATCTACTAAAAATGGCAAATTAGTCCACATaagttaaattaaagagtaaattggtctttctattaaaaattctatttatttctactattaaaaattagtctTTGTATGTCAGCAAGAGGTTCATGTGGCATGCCACAAGTTACTATTTGATTATTCTGTCAGCTatgtcaatttttaacagtaataataaataaaatttttaatagaaatgactaGTTTACTAATGGTGAACCTTTGGATTAAGTTTTAGGGTCGCaaagtaaaactttaaaaaaacacAGTTGTTAGCGAAGATTTTGAAAACCGCAGTGCCAAAGAAAGTTTATTAGCTTTTTCATGCATGAATTTTTCCTCGAtttaattattgataatttttttttgttattcaattatgaaaaattataaaacaatcacttagttatttgattttgttctttcttttgtCACTAGTCATTAAATTGTTAACAGAAGGTTGAtgtgacaacttttaaaattgacttaATAGCAATTTTAATCtcaaatatttatacattatttcaatttagtcttgattctaaaaaatctaacccccaacatttacacattatacAATTTGGtgttttttatagtttttttttctttgtgacCTCTCTTTCacctaaaaagtaaaaaaaaaatcaaaaatgaaaacactaaaaagtcaaatataataaatttcatattttctcattgTTTTAAAGTTAACCCTCAATGtcacaaagaaaagtaaaattgcaaaaaaaaatacgcaatatataaatgttgaaggttaattttttttagaataaagacacaatgtataaatgttgagagttGAAGTTTCTATTATACCAATTTTAGGAGCTGCCAAGTTAACTTCCTGTTAGTAAATTAGCGGCTggtgatcaaaaaagaaaaaattgaatagttaaatgataattttgtatCTTTTACATAATTAGatgactaaaaaaaatttatcaacaATTGAGTGACTACTAATaaaatttacccttttaataaCGATACCGGacctaataataaaaaatttatcaacaATTGAGTGACTACTAATaaaatttacccttttaataaCGATACCGGACCtaataatacaataaaaatgATTCCCCAGAGAGTGGAACAAGCAACGGAAAGATAATGCATTGGATCAAAGAGAGTAGGGCCGTTTTCCTTCCCTGTTTCCAGcttttttttgtcactttatttgaAGGAAAAACAAAAGCAGACTCAGTATCGAACGACCCACTTGGCCTTCTTATATAATTAGACCCCCTCCAATGGGTAATCTTCAGCAAGCAGCCgacactttctctcttcttctctaaCAGTAAGTACTACTACTAAGTTTACGTGTTCATTATCATCTCTTGCTTTGATTTTCTTGGATTTCTTGAGAAGATTTTGTTTCACATAATTTTGCTTCAATGATTTGCTTCTTCTTAATTTATATCTGAATTTAcgattttattgtttttttattcaaCGATATCTTCTGATCCAAGTTAAAATTTTCCCAGATCTGTGCAAGATGAGGAACGGTTACAGTTTTTTGAATGACGAAGATTTGAGTATCTTCAATCATCTCTATGATCCGATATCCGAGGTCGCGAAAGTACCACCATTGTTGTTAGAAGAGTTCAACCCGTCGATGTCGAGTGGAAGCAAAAAAAGAAACCGGGATTTAGATCCCGGTAACTCACAAGAAGCTAATGGAAAAGTCAGGAAGAAACAACTCCGGTGTCCGGGAACCATTTATACCGGTGAATCATCAACTTCCCGGCAACAAGAACGTTTGAAAGGGAAAACCGTGGCGGGAATGGCGAAGGTTTACAAGGATCGAATTAGCAGGCGGATAAAGAACGTAAGTTTCTTAAATAAATTCACGTTATAATTATTATGGGCAAATTCCACaaaaggtcactaaactattagtaaataaatcttttggtcacttaactccaaaaagttacaaaatagtcaatgaactatttgaaagttatcatttaagtcattggaaTGTTAAAATCAACAATTGTACCAACCAGAATCTctcatttcctttctcttttacaatttagtttgtttttctgaaatgactttgaaaatttcaaatctgttaacaaaaattcaaatagttttcttctttgtttttctaCTCGTTTATGAGTACTAATTTGTCATACCAATCGTCAAATCGTCGCTTGAAGCTCGCTAGCtgaccttttaaaaaaaatttaacatcctAGTAACTTAAATacaacttttgaatagtttagtgacttaaatgaaaacattcaaatgatttagtgactattttgtaattattagtaagtttacccTATTGTTATTCACTTTATATATATTACGGGTAAATTAGGAAAGAAAAGCcctttttaaaagttaattaggGATTTAGGCTGTTTTCcccaaatttattatttaaaaaaattaattattaattaaaattttaaaaaaattaaaacaacattaaataaaaaataaagatctgaataaaaaagaattaaaccCGAAATTCAAAGGCAAAATACTAAAATCTATCtatctaacaaaaaaaaaactaatgtgTTAAGTTGTTAAAAAAAACACatattgtaaaaggactttttaaACACGTTGTTGTTTCTCTCCCAATTTAAACACGTATGATTCAATGCTAACATGGTACTGTTTGATTTATATGTCATCTCaacaaatgatttaaaatttataaaattaaaaaaaatttaaaaatttaaaatatatattgaaaaatcataaaaatttaaaaaaaaacagcaaaGTACATGTAGGTTGCCATGTAAgttgtcatgtttaaaaatttatcgttttaattcgtattttgtttaaaaaataacaatttaacttGTTTTGAAAGGTTGATAATCAAATTGGACTGTATTTTAAAGGCTATGGCCAAATTTAGCTTAAAAATAGAATGAGGtgtaaattgataaaaaatataaatattgggactaaatttaacattacaccataaataaataaaaaaactacccGGTACGAACCTAAAACCCTGGTATTCCGCCGTCTTCCTTCGCTATTTGTTCTCTGTTTGCAAAAACCCTAATCTTGGACCCAATAACAAAAACAGAAAGAATCCCAAATCAGAAAATGGTGATGAAGGTGAGACATCCATGGAGATTTCTTCTTTTCCGAAATTACCCTCGTCGATCTCCACTCCGTATTTCCGCCATATCTCAGGTACTCATTCCCTCACCTCCTATTGTTCACTCCGTCAACAACATTGCTTTTTTAAATTACAGAGAGGTAGTTAAAATCTAAAGCTTTCCGTGATGGAAGTTGGCCTTATTTAAATTCCATCTCAATTCCTTCGTTTCTTCAGTTTTACTCTTCGACACCTGAcccttctctcttttttcttcacTGCATTAGAAGTACGTATGGTTGAATTTACTGATTCAGTATCATATCGTGTTTTGATTCTGCATCATTTCTTTACTTTGAGTTAATATCATTCCATATGGTTTTGTTTTGCTGATTTGTAAGAAGATTTTGATGCCTTTCACCTGCAAATCGTTTGCGTTTTTCTGTTTTTTTGGTTTCAATGATTTGATCTGATCCAAAATTTCTTAGATCCGTGCCAAGATGAGCTTCGTTAACTCGTTAACTCGCCATCCTCCGATGTTTTACAGGACATTGACAACCTCCTGAATGATGGTATGCCACCAGCAATCAATCGCATCTATCAAGAGGAAGAGATCCCAAGTgagaactaatttttttatttaatgtaatgatgatgtatttattatttactGATAGTACATTAAATTTATATATCGAcagtacataaaaaaaattattacttgtaataattctctcttcttttctgATGCACTAGATTTATTTTTAGAGGTTTAACTATTTTACTTgaatatcaaatataaaaaattatgcctaacatatacatgttcaatttttctgaattttttaatGCATTTAGAAGAATTTGGAAGGCCATATTTGATATTGCTACATTATTTTTAAGTCacattataatcataatttcttTTTCACTATAGTTGTGTTTTTAGACTTAGCAATATGGGTTCATGTATCtttaaagttttcttttctttttcttaaacttaATGTCTCATATCATTCTTGAACTTAATATCATATCTTGCTTAATACATTGCATTATATGCTCTCTCTTTTCTCACTGCAATGGAAGAATGTACAGTTGAATTTACTAATTCAATACCATATCTTGCTTTGATTTTGCATAATTTCTTTACTTGAGCTGATATGGTTTTGTTTTGCTGATTTCCCGTTGATCTCCAACTTGCTTGCTACTTCGAGCAATCTTTGCTTCGGCCCAGGTGTTTTTAAACCATATTTTTTTAGCTATTTCTTTGCAGTCTTGCCTAATTTCTTCCACATCCTGTCGCACTGGCCATTGCTTGGCATGCACTAATTCCATATCTGATTTTGCATAATGTCTCATGTCATTCTTGAACTTAATATCATATCTTGCTTAATATATTGCAATACATGCTCTCTTTTCTTCACTGCAATGGAAGAATGTACAGTTGACTTcaccaattcaatatcatatcTTGCTTTGATTTTGCATAATTTCTTTACTTGAGCCGATATGGTTTTGTTTTGCTGATTTCCCGTTAATCTGCAAactgtttgtatttttttgtgaTCTAATCTAAATTTCACAGATCCATGCCTCGATGATGAACACTGCTAACATTCTATTGACACAACATGGAGTGACACCAACAACCAATTCGATGAATTTTCAAGATGGAGTTCTCAATTAGAAACCTTGAATTATTCGATGATGAACATTGCATTACAGTAAATTCAAGGTTTCCAACTGAGAACCCTCCCTCCTGAAAATTCTTCGAATTGGTTGCTGGTGTCACTCCATATTGTATGGAGTTATAACACGTTTAAAATCTTAAGCTTGGCTTGGCTTGGCTTTTAAGCTTGGCTTTTCAGGACTTCAACAAAGCAAGGAGCTTTGAAGCAATCTTCACTGCTAATAATATATATGGTATGCATATTTCTTATCATTCATATTAATTAACGTAacaacattttttattattaagtctgtcttttaattatttaactttaaaatgttataaaattatcattgaactatttgaaagttttcatttaagtcactagattATTAAAATCGTCACTATATCGCTTTATTCATTTATAATTACAATTTCTTTCCTCAATCACAATACTTGACCTAGCAAAAAGTCATTTACAATTATGTTATATGATTTTAGATCTAAGTATCGAATACGAATCCGTAACACAAGCATGGTTCTGAATGTTATTTCCGCCATTTGTTTTACTAGAGACAAGGTTTTTTGTCCAACTTGATTATATTATGAGCATCAAAACTTTATATGCTATTCAATGATCGGGTATACAATAATGTCTTCTCATATTGAAGTAAACAACTTGTATTGTTCTCAAGGGCGAAATCAGTAAAAAAAATTCGATGATTATTTATTAGATCCATTAATTTGTCGAAGACGTGTTGGTAATGAATTTGTCTTTTTAAGTACATCACATTAAATCTCAACAAATACATATGTATAATCATATACATACCATTCTCATCATTTatgattttctttgtttattgtttcatttttctCCAGATCTTGGTAATGGTCGTTCTGCAAGGTCCCCACCTCTACCTCTACTTTTAATGATTTGAAAAACCAAGTTTATGTACAAGGCAACAAGCAAGTGGAGCCAGAAGATTTCTAAGGTTTACCTGAAGAGTTGAAGAAACTTTGTTGGGGGAAATTCCAAGCTACCTTCAACCTATTGCGAGCTGAATCGTAAAAGATTTTGCAAAAGTTGGGTTTCGCCATAGTCTGGCTCCAGTTCTGTTTTGTGCTGTAGTAAAAGAGATGGAAGATTTTCTTTCTTAACAAATCATCCGCAAATCCCACCTGAAAACCAACTTCCTCGGCCTTTTTAAGTGTTGCCCCCCACTTCTTCAACGTATCCAAGTCCAATTTCTTAGCTGGAAAATCTTCCATCTCTTTTACGATTTGGACTTGGATACGTTGAAGAAGTGGGGGGTAACACTTAAAAAGGTCAAAGAATTTGGTTTTCAGGTGGGATTTGCGGATGATTTGTTAAGGAAGAAAATCTTCTATCTCTTTTATTGCGGCACAAAACAGAACTGGAGCCAGACTATGGCGAAACCCAACTTTTGCAAAATCCTTTACGATTCAGCTCACAATAGGTGTTAAAAGAAACAATCATATTTACATTGTAGATACAATGATTTTAGGAATCATCTATTAAAAATCATTCTCAGattttagttattttgtttactattgaaATTGAAAACACTTCTCAACCCCATGATTTCAAACTAAAAAAAGGTAAACAAGCCACAAAGtgaaaatttttagcttttgatttttgaaaaatttttagcttttgatttttgacaaatttcttttaaatgagaattattttttttatcgcCTCGTTGAATCttatattttacaaaatcacctttaaaatgaatgttttatattTCTAAAAACAATTATTAACAAAAATGATAAAcactattcaattttttaaaaaaaacttttgtaaaacaTTTTATTACAGTACTTTTCAATAATAAACTAGCTTAAAAGAAGCATAACTTATAATGTAGAGTCCAATCCGTGCTGGTAGTTGCTAGTGACATTTTTGCcttcaatatataaaaataaataaataacaataattattaaattcaatgAGGAGAATTTAACAGCTCTTTCTGTCTGTTAAGCCGATCTATCATTATCTTGTTTATTTGCTTCTCATCTCTCTCTCCAAGTTCTtctgagggttaattttttatttttcggcTCTAGTGATTGATGGAAGTTGCATTGTTCCTCTGTGCCTTCTTCTCTAGCTTCCAAGCCTCTTTTAATGCCTATACTCCGCATCGAGTCATTCATCTGGTTACGATGAAGCAACCATTCGCTCTCTTGATTCGAGTAGTTCACTTGTCCTTCAGAGATAGCTTCATGGGATGAAGTGCTAGTGATGCTCATCTTGGCATGAATCAGAGAAATTTAGATTAAAGCAAAACATAAACGATTTGCATGTTAGCGGTATCAAAATCATCATTCAAATCAGCAAAACAAAACCATATTGAAGGATATTGattcaaagtaaataaattatgcaaaatcAAAACAAGATATGATACTGAATCAGTAAATTCAACCATACATACTTCTATTGCAGtgaagaaaagagagagaagGATTAGGTGTTGAAGAGTAAAACTGAAGAAACGAAGGAATTGAGATGGAATTTAAAATAAGGCCAACTTCCATCACGGAAAGCTTTAGATTTTAACTACCTCTCTGTAAATTTGAAACAAGaagattcatggaaaattagcaAAGAAACTTAACATATGTATTAGGTGAGATTTAATGTGATGTCATTACTAACACGTAGTCAACAAATTCATGGGTCTACTAAATAATCATAGATGATGGATATTGCAAGATGATTATGTTCGTTAATGAAATAGGTATTATTAATAAGTAAAAATCTTAATGAAAAATGTTTCTTGGTGGACAAGTAATAGTCTTATAAATACACTATAGGGTTTAGCTTATAAAATTAAGTAGCCGAAGGAAACTGACATTCTTATGGGATCTTTTGTGAGGATGGTTTGACTACCTCAAACCGATTGTGACCCGAATTGGAAATGTTTGTGGAAAAGCTACCGATTTTTGCCATTACAGTATTCAAGTTCTGGTTTGTGCGGCAATCAAAGAGATGGAAGGGTATCAATTAAGGAATTAAACTGGGACACATTGAAAAAATGGGCAGCGACACTCAACCAGGTTAAGGAACTTGGTTTTGAAGCGGGATTTGCTAACAATCTGTTGCAGAAGGATCTGTGTTCCTACTTTTGTCACTCGAGGAATTTTGGACgaaactgaaaaagaaaaaaaaagggttttggaAATCAAAGGTGGCTGCTGAGCTCTCATGTTTTGCAGTAAAATCTTTGGTAAGTCACCATTAGAATTGAGCTTTCTTGCATTTGAGCGTTTTATATTTACTTTTCTCTTAGACTATATGGTTTTTTGGTATGAAATCGTGTGTTTGTATTGTGTTTTGCATTTAGAATATTtcgtatttttataatttttgataaGATGAGGATTTAAACTTATTCTTTAGAAAAATGAAGATTCCAGTAATGGTTCACGACTTAACAAAAATAACACTCCATCAGTATATCATAAGTTAATTCAAGTTGACAACAAAGTCTATCTTTtaatcatttaactttaaaatgttataaaatgatcattgtactatttgaaagtttttatttaagttactaaaCTGTTAAAATCGTCACTATATCGCTTTCTCTGTTTACACCGCCGACACCAattaaaagttttctttttcattttcttctaaaATGTATACTTATTAATAGTTCAATGACCGTAGGTGTATTTTATcataaatcaaattataattattttctttccCCATGCAATTGGCTTAGTTTTTTCTTTACCTAGTAATCATTTTCAACtatattatttgaatttgagTTTGAACATCAGATACACATTCATGCTCGATGTCAGAGATGTGTTGATATATTATTCATTTATAAATCACTTTATAATTACAATTTCTTTCCTCAATCACAATACTTGACCTAGCAAAAAGTCATTCACAATTATGTTATATGATTTTAGATCTAAGCATCGGATATGAATCCGTACCACAGGCATGATTCTGGATGTTATTTTTGGCCTTTGTTTTACTAGAGATAAGTTTCTTTGTCAAACTCGATTATATTTTGAGCATCCAAACTTTATATGCTATTCAATGATCAAGTATACAATAATGTCTTCTCATATTGAAGTAAACAACTTGTATTGTTCtcaagggcaaaattagaaaacaaatttAGGggacgaaattaaattgtaatttttacgatagcaaaaatgtaattttattattttaatagtttatatatttataatttttaaaaaattaaatcaaatttttatatttttagggaaaccaaaatataattttacttttactaattttaaattttagaggaTTCTAGCCCCTATCAGCCTTAATTGTTCTTAACAAAATGTTCCACCCTTACATGACTCAAAAGGCAGATTAAATCCcactaaatttttagaaaaatgttTGTTTTCATATGTTGCAAGAACCTAAGGTACAATAATATTAATGTACTGACCATGAAATATAATGTGGTAATTGTTCATCTATTCTTTCAGCTATGTTATCAGAGGTTCAATCTCCGCTCATGTGAATGAAACatattttatgtctatttttgtttaCCTCTTCAAAAAAATACTCCGAACGAGTGAATTAGTTACTACTACCTATAATAGATATCTTGGTtttgaacaaaaaataataacaatggaCCTGAGAAAGTTAGGTCAGTTCAAGTGCAGCTATTCGCTTTTATTCATATTGTATCGAAGAAAACTCTACTTTAAGAAACGTGTATATATCTTATActatatttaagtttttaattgagATGATGCCATTGATCTATTAGAGATCAATTTAATTGGGAAATACAAAAATCTATATAAATCAATGTAAATCCATTCATGGTAGAACTTCAATATAGGGTACCATGATCTTCGAAatattaattttaccattttaattaaaattttatttttttttatttttttataaatatgcatttacATAATATTTTTTCTAGATATTATAAGCATGTCATAGTTTGATGTGTATACAAACATGTATGTTTGTAATATGTATTAAACATAAACTACTTTCCTTTAGGATCAATAAATTAGAATATTTTCTAGTTTAAAAGAATTTTTGgaagtaatttttttttgggtaattttcatttgcattttataattcattttcaaAGCTCATGgcaatatttcaaataaaaatgatGATTTCAACTTTAGTAGTGAAAAATAAGGCGAACACtataaaatatttactttttagTTGCTTACATTATAAATTCAATCTTTGTTTTCATTTGACATGAGTCTCAAATTCCATCTTTAGACGACACCCTACTATTTTTGCCCCTTATATAAAATGTGTATTTGTTAATCGAAAAAAGTAaccattccaaaaaaaaaaacgaaaataaagaACTCAGTTCTTATTAAACTCGTCTAGTttgaattttaatagaaatgaaatcaattttactcaaattcgataaaagaaaaaaaatcaaacggTAACTTGAAATCATCCAACTTTGTATATCTAAaaatcaaaatgttttttttttattcttaaaaagataaaaatgatcTGAAGTCATCGTGACTCTAAACAAGCATAGTTGTGAAATTATATGGACGAAATCATTTTAACAAATCCAATAGAAACctttacatttttttatcaatttaatcattattttttaaagttaaattcgaTCTTCAGCCtttaagaaaaattataattttttaacaaaaatgctAACTAAGTCCAAGTATGATTCATGCTAAGATGCTACTGATCGTTTTATATGTCACCTcaataaatgatttaaaatttataaaattaaaaaatttctaaaattttaaaatatatattgaaaaaattataaaaattcaaaaaaaaaaagatgtacaTGTGGATTGCCATGCAAATTGTCATATTTAAAAGTTATCGTTTTaatctgaatttttaaaaaataataataatttaattctttttaaaagattgataatcaaatttgattatattttaaaGGCCGTGGTCAAATTTAGCTTAAAAATAGAATGaggttcaaattcaaatttagctTAAAAATAGAATGaggttcaaattgataaaaaaatataaatattagggGCTAAATTTAAAGTTACgccataaattaaaaaaaaactacccGGTAGAAACCTAAAACCCTGGTGTTCCGCCGTCTTCCTTCGCTATTTGTTCTCAGTTTGCAAAAACCCTAATCTTGGACCCAATAACACAAACAGAAAGAATCCCAAATCAGAAAATGGTGATGAAGGTGAGACATCCATGGAGATTTCTTCTTTTCCGAAATTACCCTCGTCGATCTCCACTCCGTATTTCCGCCGTATCTCAGGTACTCATTCCCTCACCTCCTATTGTTCACTCCTTCAACAACATTGCTTCTCGTTCCCATTTCACAAGCCCCTTCAATCTTATGAAAGGATTATCCATTTTAAATTACAACAATCAATCTAATAGTTTCTCATCCGAGGCACAAAAAGACCCAGATC is part of the Gossypium hirsutum isolate 1008001.06 chromosome D11, Gossypium_hirsutum_v2.1, whole genome shotgun sequence genome and encodes:
- the LOC121223550 gene encoding uncharacterized protein; the encoded protein is MRNGYSFLNDEDLSIFNHLYDPISEVAKVPPLLLEEFNPSMSSGSKKRNRDLDPGNSQEANGKVRKKQLRCPGTIYTGESSTSRQQERLKGKTVAGMAKVYKDRISRRIKNDIDNLLNDGMPPAINRIYQEEEIPTWLFRTSTKQGALKQSSLLIIYMILVMVVLQGPHLYLYF